In one window of Pieris brassicae chromosome 10, ilPieBrab1.1, whole genome shotgun sequence DNA:
- the LOC123715748 gene encoding aprataxin produces the protein MSKCSKNVSDYVTTKPKQLWSLGLVESMKDPKSIYKENERIVVIRDKYPKAKIHYLVLPREDISSIYKLSKEHIPLIEEFGQIFKEIQKEHADFFLHCGFHAVPSMQRMHMHIISNDMISTCLKTRIHWNSFTTKFFLPYKDVLNKLKEDGLIDKMSPETHKSFMSIPLKCNQCDFEPKTMPQLRQHLLTHVQ, from the exons atgaGCAAGTGCAGTAAAAACGTGTCAGATTACGTTACAACGAAGCCGAAGCAACTCTGGTCTTTAGGATTAGTAGAATCGATGAAAGACCCCAAgtcaatttataaagaaaatgaacGCATCGTTGTTATAAGAGACAAGTATCCCAAAGCTAAAATCCATTACCTGGTTCTACCCCGCGAAGATATTAGTAGTATTTACAAGCTAAGTAAAGAACACATTCCTCTTATTGAAGAATTTGgtcaaatttttaaagaaattcaaAAGGAGCATGCAGATTTTTTCCTCCATTGTGGATTTCATGCAGTTCCAAGTATGCAACGAATGCACATGCACATAATCAGCAATGATATGATCTCAACATGCTTGAAGACAAGAATACATTGGAATAGTTTCACCACTAAATTCTTTCTACCATACAAAg atgttcttaataaattaaaggaGGATGGATTAATAGACAAGATGTCGCCAGAAACTCATAAGAGTTTTATGTCAATACCGTTGAAATGCAATCAGTGTGATTTTGAACCAAAAACAATGCCACAACTCAGGCAACATTTATTAACGCATGTTCAATAA
- the LOC123715176 gene encoding uncharacterized protein LOC123715176 isoform X2, with protein MIGSASGQDYDVTDIQCTFASTGSGIRDSVTALLRKPEGFRGAPLFADDRATDPVADPMCQIRPEPEDPTGLLYRLRIADFTKCGVLKRNGFVHVRVWFPQFPGVVMQSDQELIIMCKPPEPTIIENKAAGFAGSFPHGARVSGVVEETPGRLEYEVALYKEAPPLSRHSNHSVDMPVDQAVPIGTKLQLRARINPDSAWRHIKLLEVAVSPDPDRPHAAGAVLLVKDGCRNRDFASIIPHQPARYRERHNEVFLDFEAFLLASMKERSTLWIHSQIKACMEPADCQPDYCLDLYETSGHGRRKRSLAGTVEHNITSASLVADNGSTPFTRFKENLEYSVIMPGELFHRTPIEATCATSMMISVALGTLLFMSALLMCYLATKLNSTMMKNSSLPTRGKGFEQILRELAHHTIPDTGYTGRPTVQ; from the exons Atg ATTGGGAGTGCATCTGGTCAGGACTATGATG TAACAGACATTCAGTGCACATTCGCAAGTACCGGCTCAGGGATCCGTGACTCGGTCACAGCCTTACTTCGGAAGCCCGAGGGCTTCCGCGGAGCACCCTTGTTCGCTGACGATAGAGCTACAGACCCCGTGGCTGACCCCATGTGCCAGATTCGTCCTGAACCGGAGGACCCCACAGGATTACTCTATAGATTACGGATAGCAGACTTTACAAAATGTGGAGTGCTAAAACGGAAT GGTTTCGTCCACGTCCGTGTATGGTTCCCTCAATTCCCCGGCGTAGTGATGCAATCAGATCAAGAGCTGATCATCATGTGCAAGCCGCCAGAGCCAACCATCATAGAGAACAAGGCTGCAGGTTTTGCCGGTAGTTT tccGCACGGTGCCCGCGTATCAGGGGTGGTTGAAGAGACTCCTGGCCGGCTGGAGTATGAAGTAGCGTTGTACAAAGAGGCGCCACCTCTGTCCCGACACTCCAATCACTCGGTAGACATGCCCGTTGACcag GCAGTACCGATTGGTACAAAGCTCCAACTGCGCGCGCGCATTAACCCAGATTCTGCGTGGAGGCACATAAAGCTATTGGAAGTAGCTGTGTCCCCAGACCCAGATCGACCTCACGCTGCCGGCGCTGTCTTGTTGGTTAAGGATGG ATGTCGCAACCGAGACTTCGCGTCAATCATCCCCCACCAGCCAGCGCGTTACCGGGAGCGGCATAACGAAGTCTTTTTGGATTTCGAAGCTTTTCTCCTAGCGTCAATGAAAGAACGGTCTACCCTATGGATACACTCCCAGATCAAGGCTTGCATGGAGCCCGCTGACTGTCAACCGGACTACTGTCTCGATTTGTATGAAACTTCAG gtCATGGTCGTCGCAAAAGATCGCTAGCAGGTACGGTGGAACACAATATAACCAGCGCCTCTCTGGTGGCTGACAATGGAAGTACACCGTTCACTCGATTCAAAGAGAATCTTGAGTATTCAGTCATTATGCCGGGAGAGCTCTTCCATAGAACACCCATAGAGGCAACCTGTGCGACGTCTATGATGATATCTGTAGCACTAGGCACTCTGCTGTTTATGTCCGCATTGCTG ATGTGCTACCTcgcaacaaaattaaattccaCAATGATGAAAAACAGTAGCCTACCTACTAGAGGAAAAGGGTTCGAGCAGATATTACGAGAATTGGCTCACCATACAATTCCCGACACGGGATATACGGGACGGCCTACTGTACAATGA
- the LOC123715176 gene encoding uncharacterized protein LOC123715176 isoform X3 gives MCQIRPEPEDPTGLLYRLRIADFTKCGVLKRNGFVHVRVWFPQFPGVVMQSDQELIIMCKPPEPTIIENKAAGFAGSFPHGARVSGVVEETPGRLEYEVALYKEAPPLSRHSNHSVDMPVDQAVPIGTKLQLRARINPDSAWRHIKLLEVAVSPDPDRPHAAGAVLLVKDGCRNRDFASIIPHQPARYRERHNEVFLDFEAFLLASMKERSTLWIHSQIKACMEPADCQPDYCLDLYETSGHGRRKRSLAGTVEHNITSASLVADNGSTPFTRFKENLEYSVIMPGELFHRTPIEATCATSMMISVALGTLLFMSALLMCYLATKLNSTMMKNSSLPTRGKGFEQILRELAHHTIPDTGYTGRPTVQ, from the exons ATGTGCCAGATTCGTCCTGAACCGGAGGACCCCACAGGATTACTCTATAGATTACGGATAGCAGACTTTACAAAATGTGGAGTGCTAAAACGGAAT GGTTTCGTCCACGTCCGTGTATGGTTCCCTCAATTCCCCGGCGTAGTGATGCAATCAGATCAAGAGCTGATCATCATGTGCAAGCCGCCAGAGCCAACCATCATAGAGAACAAGGCTGCAGGTTTTGCCGGTAGTTT tccGCACGGTGCCCGCGTATCAGGGGTGGTTGAAGAGACTCCTGGCCGGCTGGAGTATGAAGTAGCGTTGTACAAAGAGGCGCCACCTCTGTCCCGACACTCCAATCACTCGGTAGACATGCCCGTTGACcag GCAGTACCGATTGGTACAAAGCTCCAACTGCGCGCGCGCATTAACCCAGATTCTGCGTGGAGGCACATAAAGCTATTGGAAGTAGCTGTGTCCCCAGACCCAGATCGACCTCACGCTGCCGGCGCTGTCTTGTTGGTTAAGGATGG ATGTCGCAACCGAGACTTCGCGTCAATCATCCCCCACCAGCCAGCGCGTTACCGGGAGCGGCATAACGAAGTCTTTTTGGATTTCGAAGCTTTTCTCCTAGCGTCAATGAAAGAACGGTCTACCCTATGGATACACTCCCAGATCAAGGCTTGCATGGAGCCCGCTGACTGTCAACCGGACTACTGTCTCGATTTGTATGAAACTTCAG gtCATGGTCGTCGCAAAAGATCGCTAGCAGGTACGGTGGAACACAATATAACCAGCGCCTCTCTGGTGGCTGACAATGGAAGTACACCGTTCACTCGATTCAAAGAGAATCTTGAGTATTCAGTCATTATGCCGGGAGAGCTCTTCCATAGAACACCCATAGAGGCAACCTGTGCGACGTCTATGATGATATCTGTAGCACTAGGCACTCTGCTGTTTATGTCCGCATTGCTG ATGTGCTACCTcgcaacaaaattaaattccaCAATGATGAAAAACAGTAGCCTACCTACTAGAGGAAAAGGGTTCGAGCAGATATTACGAGAATTGGCTCACCATACAATTCCCGACACGGGATATACGGGACGGCCTACTGTACAATGA
- the LOC123715647 gene encoding lariat debranching enzyme: MKIAVEGCAHGELEKIYECVETLQEREGIKVDLLICCGDFQSVRNNDDLRAMAVPEKYHNICTFYKYYSGEKVAPILTIFIGGNHEASNYLQELPFGGWVAPNIYYLGRAGVVKFGNLRLGGLSGIFKNHDYLQGLWESPPYTPNSLRSVYHIRSLDVFRLSQMKEKVHIMLSHDWPRGITNYGDKNNLLRRKPFFREDLESNKLGSPPAEQLLNEVKPDYWFAAHLHCQFAALVKHDDSSETKFLALDKCLPKRRHLQILELPAEFAGDKQLKHDLEWLAILKNTNHLLSVKNIDCHLPGPGCNERYDFTPTQEEKDIVLKLMGCLTISNDSFVRTAPTYRPNSPKRAPYEAILNPQTATLCDKLCIDDPLQVVLARSGRTMKQPVIIEHSESIEGDEEIQKTPIKCSPMTLPAPVTPFQSDDLSETVSALNYSRNSFLSETENVTLECETPPQTNKKIFKRRNLAMYTPEDAETGSNTSGSQVESDSPKSCKLACRTNPL, from the exons atgaaAATCGCGGTCGAGGGCTGTGCTCACGGAGAGttggaaaaaatatacgaATGTGTTGAGACATTACAAGAAAGAGAAGGAATAAAAgtagatttattaatttgttgtgGCGATTTTCAATCAGTACGCAATAATGATGATTTACGAGCAATGGCTGTGCCTGAAAAATACCACAATATTTGTACTTTTTACAA aTATTACAGCGGAGAAAAGGTTGCTcctatattaacaattttcataGGTGGAAACCATGAGGCATCGAATTATTTACAGGAACTGCCATTTGGAGGTTGGGTTGCTCccaatatttactatttaggAAGAGCCGGAGTTGTTAAATTTGGCAACTTAAGACTTGGAG gTTTATCAGGTATATTCAAGAATCATGATTATTTGCAAGGACTCTGGGAAAGCCCTCCATATACACCTAACTCATTACGCTCAGTTTACCATATAAGATCTTTGGATGTATTTAGACTAAGTCAGATGAAAGAAAAAGTTCATATTATGTTGTCACATGACTGGCCAAGAGGAATTACTAATTATGGGGATAAGAATAACTTGTTGAGAAGAAAACCATTTTTTAG AGAGGATTTAGAATCTAATAAACTAGGCAGCCCTCCAGCAGAACAGTTACTTAATGAGGTGAAACCAGATTACTGGTTTGCAGCACATCTGCACTGTCAATTTGCTGCCTTAGTAAAGCATGATGACAGCAGTGAAACTAAATTCTTGGCGCTTGACAAATGTTTGCCAAAAAGGAGACATTTGCAAATTTTggaattgccagccgagtttgcTGGTGACAAACAGTTGAAACATGATCTAGAGTGGTtagctattttaaaaaatactaatcaTCTACTGTccgtaaaaaatatagattgtCATCTACCTGGGCCTGGTTGCAATGAAAG GTATGATTTTACACCAACACAAGAAGAAAAGGATATAGTCCTGAAACTTATGGGTTGTTTAACAATTTCAAATGATTCATTTGTTCGAACAGCCCCTACATACAGGCCTAACTCACCCAAGCGTGCACCATATGAAGCAATTCTTAACCCACAAACCGCCACACTATGTGATAAGCTCTGTATTGATGATCCTCTTCAAGTAGTTTTAGCAAGATCAGGCAGGACAATGAAGCAACCTGTTATTATTGAACATTCAGAAAGTATTGAAGGTGAtgaagaaatacaaaaaaccCCAATTAAATGTTCACCCATGACATTACCAGCACCAGTTACACCATTTCAAAGTGATGATTTATCAGAAACAGTTTCTGCTTTGAACTATAGTAGAAATAGTTTTCTATCTGAGACTGAAAACGTAACTTTAGAATGTGAAACTCCACCacagacaaataaaaagattttcaaGAGACGCAATTTGGCTATGTATACACCTGAGGATGCTGAAACTGGCAGCAATACATCAGGTTCACAGGTAGAGTCAGATAGTCCAAAATCATGTAAGCTTGCATGTCGGACTAACcctttatag
- the LOC123715176 gene encoding uncharacterized protein LOC123715176 isoform X1, with product MTSAGGCALVLIFLIGSASGQDYDVTDIQCTFASTGSGIRDSVTALLRKPEGFRGAPLFADDRATDPVADPMCQIRPEPEDPTGLLYRLRIADFTKCGVLKRNGFVHVRVWFPQFPGVVMQSDQELIIMCKPPEPTIIENKAAGFAGSFPHGARVSGVVEETPGRLEYEVALYKEAPPLSRHSNHSVDMPVDQAVPIGTKLQLRARINPDSAWRHIKLLEVAVSPDPDRPHAAGAVLLVKDGCRNRDFASIIPHQPARYRERHNEVFLDFEAFLLASMKERSTLWIHSQIKACMEPADCQPDYCLDLYETSGHGRRKRSLAGTVEHNITSASLVADNGSTPFTRFKENLEYSVIMPGELFHRTPIEATCATSMMISVALGTLLFMSALLMCYLATKLNSTMMKNSSLPTRGKGFEQILRELAHHTIPDTGYTGRPTVQ from the exons ATGACGAGCGCCGGAGGCTGCGCTCTCGTGCTCATCTTTTTG ATTGGGAGTGCATCTGGTCAGGACTATGATG TAACAGACATTCAGTGCACATTCGCAAGTACCGGCTCAGGGATCCGTGACTCGGTCACAGCCTTACTTCGGAAGCCCGAGGGCTTCCGCGGAGCACCCTTGTTCGCTGACGATAGAGCTACAGACCCCGTGGCTGACCCCATGTGCCAGATTCGTCCTGAACCGGAGGACCCCACAGGATTACTCTATAGATTACGGATAGCAGACTTTACAAAATGTGGAGTGCTAAAACGGAAT GGTTTCGTCCACGTCCGTGTATGGTTCCCTCAATTCCCCGGCGTAGTGATGCAATCAGATCAAGAGCTGATCATCATGTGCAAGCCGCCAGAGCCAACCATCATAGAGAACAAGGCTGCAGGTTTTGCCGGTAGTTT tccGCACGGTGCCCGCGTATCAGGGGTGGTTGAAGAGACTCCTGGCCGGCTGGAGTATGAAGTAGCGTTGTACAAAGAGGCGCCACCTCTGTCCCGACACTCCAATCACTCGGTAGACATGCCCGTTGACcag GCAGTACCGATTGGTACAAAGCTCCAACTGCGCGCGCGCATTAACCCAGATTCTGCGTGGAGGCACATAAAGCTATTGGAAGTAGCTGTGTCCCCAGACCCAGATCGACCTCACGCTGCCGGCGCTGTCTTGTTGGTTAAGGATGG ATGTCGCAACCGAGACTTCGCGTCAATCATCCCCCACCAGCCAGCGCGTTACCGGGAGCGGCATAACGAAGTCTTTTTGGATTTCGAAGCTTTTCTCCTAGCGTCAATGAAAGAACGGTCTACCCTATGGATACACTCCCAGATCAAGGCTTGCATGGAGCCCGCTGACTGTCAACCGGACTACTGTCTCGATTTGTATGAAACTTCAG gtCATGGTCGTCGCAAAAGATCGCTAGCAGGTACGGTGGAACACAATATAACCAGCGCCTCTCTGGTGGCTGACAATGGAAGTACACCGTTCACTCGATTCAAAGAGAATCTTGAGTATTCAGTCATTATGCCGGGAGAGCTCTTCCATAGAACACCCATAGAGGCAACCTGTGCGACGTCTATGATGATATCTGTAGCACTAGGCACTCTGCTGTTTATGTCCGCATTGCTG ATGTGCTACCTcgcaacaaaattaaattccaCAATGATGAAAAACAGTAGCCTACCTACTAGAGGAAAAGGGTTCGAGCAGATATTACGAGAATTGGCTCACCATACAATTCCCGACACGGGATATACGGGACGGCCTACTGTACAATGA